A genomic segment from Chitinophaga niabensis encodes:
- a CDS encoding FecR family protein: MSQLSENDLVSEEMTALWDKIPPEHQPSGKADKEKIYASIQERAVAQQLDYNRLHHKKLNKPLIRILKIAAVLFACLALAWWQWGRKEQYAAPPLAADHAPSPVRQVISLPDGTTAILNSNSRLDYPPVFSGSSRDVYLTGEAYFDVQQQPGQPFVVHTGQFATTVLGTRFNIRNYPGEQDVVVTVASGKVKVSGKEKMLGILTRNGQIVANKTSGTALRREVDVRQVMAWKRQNLFFKNMTLGEAVAVLNDHYDVTIRFRNNELRHCRFTGTFLSDNKLEQVLDVITVVTDIRWQKEKDTIWLDGNGCTGKE, translated from the coding sequence ATGTCTCAGCTTTCAGAGAATGACCTGGTCAGCGAAGAAATGACGGCGTTATGGGATAAGATACCACCGGAACATCAACCATCCGGAAAAGCAGATAAAGAAAAGATCTATGCAAGCATCCAGGAAAGGGCGGTTGCGCAGCAGTTAGACTATAACAGGCTTCATCACAAAAAGCTTAATAAGCCGCTGATACGAATTTTAAAAATAGCGGCGGTATTATTTGCCTGCCTGGCATTGGCCTGGTGGCAATGGGGAAGGAAAGAGCAATATGCCGCACCACCGCTCGCAGCAGATCATGCTCCTTCGCCGGTACGCCAGGTGATCAGTTTGCCGGATGGTACCACCGCGATACTGAATAGTAACAGCCGGCTGGATTATCCACCCGTATTTTCCGGAAGCAGCCGCGACGTGTACCTTACAGGAGAAGCCTACTTTGATGTGCAGCAGCAGCCCGGGCAGCCTTTTGTAGTGCATACCGGGCAGTTCGCCACCACGGTATTAGGCACCCGGTTCAATATCCGGAACTATCCCGGAGAGCAGGATGTGGTGGTAACCGTTGCCAGCGGCAAGGTGAAAGTGTCGGGAAAGGAAAAGATGCTGGGCATACTTACCCGCAACGGCCAGATCGTTGCGAACAAAACTTCGGGAACGGCCTTGCGGCGGGAAGTAGATGTGCGGCAGGTAATGGCATGGAAACGGCAGAACCTTTTCTTCAAGAACATGACGCTGGGAGAGGCTGTTGCTGTTCTTAACGATCACTATGATGTGACCATTCGGTTCCGTAACAATGAACTGCGTCATTGCAGGTTTACAGGCACGTTTTTAAGTGATAACAAACTGGAGCAGGTGCTGGATGTGATCACTGTTGTAACGGATATCAGGTGGCAAAAGGAAAAAGATACCATCTGGCTGGATGGCAACGGATGTACAGGAAAAGAATAA
- a CDS encoding discoidin domain-containing protein, with product MKKKLFYAPGIILCSLLANSLCAQVTDITSKGGIKKAQFVPEKTEEDVDKLFDNNKNTKYCYAFSSNLWMQYQLPEPVIVNQYALSSANDVPGRDPRNWKLLGSLDGKKWVKLDSQAKESFEERMQTKVYSFENTTPYAYYRLHITSNNGDQATQLSEWRLFYKKK from the coding sequence ATGAAAAAGAAATTGTTCTACGCACCAGGGATCATCCTGTGTTCCCTTTTAGCCAACTCATTGTGCGCGCAGGTAACAGATATTACCAGCAAAGGCGGTATTAAAAAAGCCCAGTTTGTTCCGGAAAAAACGGAAGAAGATGTAGACAAGCTGTTCGACAATAACAAGAACACCAAGTATTGCTATGCCTTTTCCAGCAATCTGTGGATGCAGTACCAGTTGCCCGAACCGGTCATCGTAAACCAGTACGCTTTGTCGTCCGCAAACGATGTACCCGGGAGAGATCCCAGGAACTGGAAGCTGCTTGGGTCCCTGGATGGTAAAAAGTGGGTGAAGCTGGATAGCCAGGCCAAAGAAAGCTTCGAAGAAAGAATGCAGACAAAAGTATACTCGTTTGAGAACACAACGCCGTATGCTTACTACCGGCTTCATATTACATCCAATAATGGTGACCAGGCCACGCAGTTGTCTGAATGGCGGCTGTTTTACAAAAAAAAATAA
- a CDS encoding SusC/RagA family TonB-linked outer membrane protein, with product MISLKNEPLVAGFQKIEQQTGFRFAYVDALVSPYQHWNLPAGTRSVEETLDLLLNNTPLVYKVNQNSIAILQRKKETDSGYTIRGGIFNKEGTPLPGATIIVKNSGRGATTDTAGSFVLEQVTLPARLQVRMIGYVAQELEVREKSLAPLYISLENDTRSLDQVVVVGYNTQKKRNIISAIAIVPGTEIQKAPTLNISNSFVGRVPGVLATTTSGRPGIGAYFRIRGKVSLNEPGPLVVIDGIVRNDEYGNINPYEVETISVLKDAAAAAVYGARAAGGVVLITTKRGTAGKLTVAWNGSTGTESPTRYPRLMNAYEYAALWNQANLNAGYDPGNPVHASRFYSALQLEDFKSGKVGTDWWKTVFSEKGALSQQSISIRGGSENIRYFGMLGTAYQQGLWDSYNFRRINLRSNIDTRINATLTAGLNLEARRSITRAAGLDAYNIFEHTVQSPPTIPAYTAGGRFYDAMVPHPLADIKESGRNMQRDEVFQGTIFFEQQLPFITKGLSVKGTAAVVRRQYFQKWWRTPYLLYREDSQGNVTSVRSIGIGDQVNTSLFEESRQFTNNTYNISLNYVKAAGKSEISGLALYEQIGQNSDYFNASRRQFPTNWQDYFFASGPDQQAIDGRSAIDDARRSLVGILNFTYNNRYLANATVRYDGSYRFPPGKRWGLFPSVSAGWRLSEEPFLRDAVFFSDLKLRASVGITGNDNVGAFQYLDEYFFSQGQVPGSFPPFYAPVLDNEPAIVLYNGVYANRNITWEKLRTANIGVDATVLKGRLELNFDYYFRTTTNMLWDRARSIPATFGRRLPKENYAEMKSNGWELVLHYNGQERALQYNISVQGTFAANEITRIDDPVNGHSWEKRQGRPIGFQIGYRAAGIFRSEAEVEKWYGGMQFGQKQAPGDIRYEDVNGDGQITDQDQDVISPYDALPQLTYGISGGLRWKNFDMDFLFQGAARRSLMLSMEAITLFRGGKYNSFAYLMDAWSPGNQDAKYPRATIDASFNNNRYSTFWLRDASYLRLKTINVGYTFNWTWLRKNNCKLRAYVAGANLFTWSPLKEFDPEAENGMGYYYPQMKNFTVGAGLSF from the coding sequence ATGATCAGCTTAAAGAACGAGCCGCTGGTAGCAGGTTTTCAGAAGATAGAACAGCAGACCGGTTTCAGGTTTGCATATGTGGACGCGCTTGTGAGCCCATACCAGCACTGGAACCTGCCCGCGGGAACGCGCTCCGTGGAGGAAACGCTCGACCTGCTGCTCAACAATACCCCGCTCGTTTACAAAGTGAACCAGAACAGTATTGCCATACTACAGAGAAAAAAAGAAACGGACAGCGGTTACACGATACGCGGCGGGATTTTTAATAAAGAGGGAACGCCGCTACCTGGTGCAACTATCATTGTAAAGAACAGCGGCCGCGGCGCCACAACGGATACAGCCGGATCGTTCGTACTGGAACAGGTAACGCTGCCTGCCCGGTTGCAGGTGCGCATGATAGGCTACGTTGCGCAGGAATTGGAGGTAAGGGAAAAAAGTCTGGCTCCTCTTTACATCTCGCTGGAAAACGATACAAGATCTCTGGACCAGGTAGTGGTGGTGGGTTATAATACGCAGAAGAAAAGGAACATTATCAGCGCTATTGCTATTGTGCCGGGCACTGAAATACAGAAAGCACCAACATTAAACATTTCCAATTCCTTTGTGGGAAGAGTGCCGGGAGTACTTGCTACCACTACAAGCGGCCGGCCGGGCATTGGCGCATATTTCAGGATCAGGGGAAAGGTATCGCTCAATGAGCCGGGTCCGTTGGTGGTAATAGACGGGATTGTACGAAACGATGAGTATGGCAACATCAATCCGTATGAGGTGGAAACAATTTCTGTACTGAAAGATGCGGCCGCTGCAGCAGTATATGGCGCCAGGGCGGCGGGAGGTGTAGTGCTGATCACTACAAAACGGGGAACGGCGGGTAAGCTTACAGTTGCCTGGAACGGCTCCACCGGCACCGAGAGCCCCACGCGGTATCCACGCCTGATGAATGCATATGAGTATGCAGCTTTGTGGAACCAGGCCAACCTGAATGCCGGCTACGATCCCGGTAATCCTGTTCATGCCAGCAGGTTCTACTCCGCGCTGCAGCTGGAGGATTTTAAATCTGGCAAAGTGGGTACGGACTGGTGGAAGACCGTTTTTTCAGAGAAAGGCGCTTTATCACAGCAGAGTATTTCCATCAGGGGCGGCTCTGAAAATATCCGGTATTTTGGTATGCTGGGAACTGCGTACCAACAGGGATTATGGGATTCCTACAATTTCAGGCGCATCAACCTGCGATCTAATATAGACACACGCATCAATGCAACGCTCACCGCAGGGCTCAACCTGGAAGCAAGGCGTAGCATTACCCGCGCCGCTGGTCTGGATGCCTATAATATTTTTGAACATACCGTTCAATCGCCGCCTACCATTCCCGCCTATACGGCCGGCGGAAGATTTTATGACGCCATGGTCCCTCATCCTCTTGCGGATATCAAAGAAAGCGGAAGGAACATGCAGCGTGATGAAGTATTTCAGGGAACGATATTCTTTGAGCAGCAACTGCCTTTCATTACAAAGGGCTTATCAGTAAAAGGCACCGCAGCCGTGGTAAGACGGCAGTATTTTCAGAAGTGGTGGAGAACGCCTTACCTGTTGTACCGCGAGGACAGCCAGGGGAATGTCACCAGCGTACGATCCATAGGCATAGGGGACCAGGTGAATACCTCTTTATTCGAGGAGTCGCGGCAGTTTACCAATAATACATACAACATATCACTGAATTATGTGAAGGCTGCCGGGAAAAGCGAGATCAGCGGGCTTGCCTTATATGAGCAGATCGGGCAGAACAGTGATTACTTTAACGCCAGCCGGCGGCAGTTCCCTACCAACTGGCAGGATTATTTTTTTGCCAGCGGGCCAGATCAGCAAGCCATAGACGGAAGATCGGCCATCGATGATGCAAGGCGCTCTCTGGTAGGCATCCTGAATTTCACGTATAACAACCGGTACCTGGCAAATGCCACTGTACGTTACGATGGTTCTTACCGTTTCCCTCCCGGGAAAAGATGGGGACTTTTTCCTTCGGTTTCGGCGGGATGGCGATTGTCCGAGGAGCCATTTTTACGCGATGCCGTTTTTTTCAGTGATCTGAAATTGAGAGCCTCCGTGGGCATCACCGGTAACGATAATGTTGGTGCGTTCCAGTACCTCGATGAATATTTTTTTTCACAGGGACAGGTACCAGGAAGTTTCCCGCCGTTCTACGCACCAGTGCTGGATAATGAACCCGCCATTGTATTATACAACGGTGTATACGCCAACCGGAATATCACCTGGGAAAAGCTGCGCACGGCAAATATCGGAGTAGACGCCACGGTACTGAAGGGCAGGCTGGAGTTGAATTTCGATTATTATTTCCGCACAACCACCAATATGCTGTGGGACAGGGCACGTTCCATTCCGGCAACATTTGGCAGAAGGCTGCCCAAAGAAAATTATGCGGAGATGAAAAGCAACGGATGGGAGCTGGTACTGCATTATAATGGCCAGGAGCGGGCGTTGCAATACAACATAAGCGTACAGGGTACTTTTGCCGCAAATGAAATTACAAGAATTGACGATCCGGTGAATGGCCATTCATGGGAAAAGCGGCAGGGCAGGCCTATCGGCTTTCAAATTGGATACCGGGCCGCAGGTATTTTCCGGTCGGAGGCGGAGGTAGAAAAATGGTATGGCGGAATGCAATTCGGCCAGAAGCAGGCGCCTGGAGATATCAGGTATGAGGATGTGAACGGCGACGGTCAGATCACGGATCAGGACCAGGATGTGATCAGCCCGTACGATGCGCTGCCTCAGCTTACTTACGGTATTTCCGGTGGCCTGCGATGGAAAAATTTTGACATGGATTTTTTATTCCAGGGTGCGGCCAGGCGGTCATTGATGCTGAGCATGGAAGCGATCACGCTTTTCCGGGGCGGCAAATACAATTCATTTGCGTATCTGATGGACGCATGGTCGCCCGGAAACCAGGATGCGAAGTATCCGCGTGCCACTATAGACGCCAGTTTTAACAATAACCGGTATTCCACGTTCTGGCTAAGGGACGCATCGTACCTGAGATTGAAAACGATCAATGTTGGCTATACATTCAATTGGACCTGGTTAAGAAAGAATAACTGCAAGCTGCGTGCATACGTTGCCGGGGCAAACCTCTTTACCTGGAGCCCTTTGAAGGAGTTTGATCCGGAAGCGGAGAACGGCATGGGATACTATTATCCGCAAATGAAAAATTTCACGGTGGGCGCAGGGCTTTCATTTTAG
- a CDS encoding SusC/RagA family TonB-linked outer membrane protein yields MKNRLAAFIFSLLVMTGYSQALAGAREALPATATPVADIAVKGTVSDRSGKVPGVTVLIEGSNKHTITDENGNYVITVPANGVLVFSIVGYKTQRIPVNSRERVDITMIEEVRGLDEVVIKGYTSQTRANLTSAISTVSGEELKQTATSNITNALAGRVTGVLATTQSGRPGIGAWIQIRGRSSVNEPGPLILVDGVVREDFGNIDANDVASISILKDASATAVYGARAVGGVILITTKRGQIGKPSITYSASTGIERPTKYPDMMNAYEYGVTRNQAQLNGGFDPTNPSQASKFFTAEQLESFRTMSTDWFKETFKGNSTLSQHNISVNGGTEAVSYFASVGYTNQKGMWDQYNYQRFNLRSNVDARISNTLKVGLSIDANRANTNAAGLDAYPIFMHAIQAAPIYRPYNASGQFNYINGQPNPVAETSETGYDRNRIETFGATLNAEQKLDVLTTGLSLKGTVSVIRNSGLHKVFNTPYMVYKDNGEASLINVNNLNKTQLDQNVSEANQLTLNASLNYVRQFGKHNVSAIALYEQLENKGFMMGGLKRDFVSSIKDELNASGPLEQSLSGTSTIGDARRSFVGILNYGYDNRYLLEASARRDGSYRFAKSQRWGLFPAVSAGWRISEESFFKETKAFDFIDNLKIRASVGETGNDKISSFQFMDSYNYMQGKYPNIWPDFFPPVIENESQINLVSGVFPNYNLTWEKLVSKNIGLDATLFNNHLGIEADYFFRTTRDMLRPRILSTPATFGRRLPDENYAEMKSKGVEVTLSYRGNINSFGYNFRFNFSYATNKLTKLDVPEGIADYQNSLGRPLNAMVGYVDMGLFQNQKEVDDWVKQFGSKPSVGDIRYADISGDGEVTEADQMQISDNSGAPLMVFGFSSELRWKNFDANIFLQGAGKRTIMLGEEAMVFFRAEINNSFAYLKDYWTPENPDAKYPRPTIDYSNNNSRSSTFWMRDAAYLRLKSLNIGYSLSTLSWMRKRGMKLRVYAAGTNLLTWSPFKEFDPELGDGTGRSYPQQRNLSLGLKFSF; encoded by the coding sequence ATGAAAAACAGATTAGCTGCATTTATATTTTCCCTTCTTGTTATGACTGGCTATAGCCAGGCGCTTGCGGGTGCAAGGGAAGCGCTTCCGGCAACTGCCACGCCCGTGGCAGACATTGCAGTAAAAGGGACGGTTTCCGATAGATCAGGGAAGGTGCCGGGCGTTACAGTGTTGATCGAAGGTTCCAATAAACATACTATTACTGATGAAAACGGGAACTATGTCATTACTGTTCCCGCCAACGGCGTATTGGTGTTTTCCATTGTGGGTTATAAAACCCAACGGATACCTGTAAATAGCCGGGAAAGAGTAGATATTACCATGATCGAAGAGGTCCGTGGGCTGGACGAAGTGGTCATCAAAGGATATACTTCGCAAACAAGAGCGAACCTTACCAGCGCTATTTCTACCGTTTCGGGAGAGGAGCTGAAGCAGACCGCTACCTCCAATATAACGAACGCATTGGCAGGGCGCGTTACCGGCGTGCTTGCCACCACACAATCCGGCCGGCCGGGTATCGGCGCCTGGATACAGATACGGGGCAGAAGCTCCGTGAATGAGCCCGGGCCATTAATTCTTGTCGACGGTGTGGTAAGAGAAGATTTTGGTAATATAGACGCGAACGATGTAGCCAGCATTTCCATTCTGAAAGACGCATCGGCTACAGCCGTATACGGGGCCAGGGCCGTTGGTGGTGTGATACTGATAACCACCAAACGTGGGCAGATCGGTAAACCGTCTATCACCTACAGCGCTTCTACCGGTATTGAGAGACCCACCAAATACCCGGATATGATGAATGCATACGAGTATGGTGTTACGCGCAATCAAGCGCAGCTGAACGGAGGGTTTGACCCCACCAATCCATCACAGGCAAGCAAATTTTTTACGGCGGAGCAACTGGAAAGCTTTAGAACAATGAGCACGGATTGGTTCAAAGAAACCTTCAAAGGCAACAGCACATTGAGCCAGCACAACATATCTGTAAACGGCGGCACAGAAGCAGTGAGCTACTTTGCATCTGTAGGTTATACAAACCAGAAAGGCATGTGGGACCAGTATAATTATCAAAGATTTAACCTCCGAAGCAATGTAGACGCTCGAATCAGTAACACGCTGAAAGTAGGGCTAAGCATAGATGCGAACAGGGCCAATACCAACGCCGCAGGCCTGGATGCTTACCCCATCTTTATGCACGCCATACAAGCTGCACCGATCTACAGACCGTACAACGCTTCCGGGCAGTTTAACTATATCAACGGCCAGCCCAACCCTGTGGCTGAAACCAGCGAGACGGGCTACGACAGGAACCGCATCGAAACATTCGGCGCTACGCTCAACGCCGAACAGAAGCTGGACGTTCTCACAACTGGCCTCAGCCTGAAAGGCACAGTTTCCGTTATCAGGAATTCCGGCTTGCATAAAGTTTTCAATACGCCTTACATGGTGTATAAAGACAATGGCGAAGCAAGCCTGATCAATGTCAACAACCTGAATAAAACACAGCTCGATCAGAATGTGAGCGAAGCTAACCAGCTTACTTTAAATGCTTCGCTGAACTACGTACGGCAATTCGGCAAACATAACGTTTCGGCAATTGCATTATACGAGCAACTTGAAAATAAAGGCTTTATGATGGGTGGGCTGAAGCGTGATTTCGTATCGTCCATAAAAGATGAATTGAATGCCAGCGGCCCGCTGGAACAGTCGCTTTCCGGCACTTCCACCATTGGCGATGCCCGGAGGTCTTTTGTAGGGATACTGAACTATGGCTATGATAACAGGTATCTGCTGGAGGCATCCGCCAGGAGAGACGGTTCTTACCGGTTCGCCAAATCCCAAAGATGGGGGCTGTTCCCCGCAGTATCAGCAGGTTGGAGAATATCGGAAGAATCTTTTTTTAAGGAAACAAAAGCCTTCGATTTTATTGACAACCTGAAGATCCGCGCTTCCGTAGGTGAAACGGGGAACGACAAGATATCTTCATTCCAGTTTATGGATTCCTATAACTATATGCAGGGGAAATATCCTAACATCTGGCCGGATTTCTTTCCGCCGGTGATAGAGAACGAATCGCAGATCAACCTCGTTTCCGGCGTTTTTCCCAATTATAATCTTACCTGGGAAAAACTGGTCTCAAAAAATATTGGTCTGGATGCAACCCTCTTTAATAACCACCTGGGTATTGAGGCGGATTATTTTTTTCGGACCACCAGGGATATGCTTCGGCCGCGCATCTTGTCAACCCCAGCTACATTCGGCCGCAGGCTGCCGGATGAGAACTATGCCGAAATGAAAAGCAAAGGTGTGGAAGTAACGCTTTCGTACCGTGGAAATATCAATTCCTTTGGGTATAATTTCCGGTTCAATTTTTCATATGCTACCAACAAGCTCACCAAACTCGACGTTCCGGAAGGCATTGCCGATTACCAAAACAGCTTGGGTCGTCCGCTGAATGCCATGGTGGGATATGTAGACATGGGCCTGTTCCAGAACCAGAAAGAAGTAGATGACTGGGTAAAACAGTTTGGTTCCAAACCCAGTGTAGGCGATATCAGATATGCGGATATCAGCGGAGACGGCGAAGTGACCGAAGCTGACCAGATGCAGATCAGCGATAATTCCGGCGCGCCGCTGATGGTGTTCGGATTTTCTTCAGAGCTGCGCTGGAAAAACTTTGACGCTAACATCTTTTTGCAGGGAGCGGGCAAACGTACCATTATGCTGGGTGAGGAAGCAATGGTGTTTTTCAGAGCGGAAATAAACAATAGCTTTGCTTATCTTAAAGATTACTGGACGCCGGAAAACCCAGATGCAAAATATCCCAGGCCAACGATAGATTACAGCAACAACAACTCGCGCAGCTCTACTTTCTGGATGAGGGACGCCGCATACCTGAGGCTTAAATCGTTGAACATCGGCTACTCTTTAAGCACGCTTTCGTGGATGAGAAAGCGTGGCATGAAACTTAGGGTTTATGCTGCAGGTACCAACCTGCTTACCTGGAGCCCATTTAAAGAGTTTGATCCTGAGCTGGGCGATGGCACGGGCAGATCTTATCCGCAGCAGCGCAATCTTTCATTGGGCCTTAAATTTTCATTCTAA
- a CDS encoding PKD domain-containing protein, with translation MKKTFTAISLILLVTGILESCTRGIDVSPFTRVVAVADFTATIQAPDNLTVKLANKSKNAKSITWDFGDGSPVSNEAEPTYTYAAPGDYKITLKITSVTGIESTKEQTVTTKPVDIIPQINFSYAEDPANPLKIKFTNQSVNGISFTWDFGDGSPVSTEGSPEHLYAANGRYNVVLTAKSVTGNESTRTISIRAPKLTAPEKITIANPGFEMDPKDSYVVTGWEPVKISYPGSPGWGGFFIAESPKSGTRCLLFWTPSVDPGNGHKYELAYVGSVTQQITGLEDGKYTFKVWISSADMEGMYLIANGGGAEVKKAVGSNNGYTQLSIDFNVVGGTARIGFMMNRPNDVGDNWSPNFQADDAELWINP, from the coding sequence ATGAAAAAGACCTTTACTGCAATTTCGCTGATCTTGCTTGTCACGGGAATATTGGAATCCTGCACCAGGGGAATAGATGTTTCCCCTTTTACACGGGTGGTTGCCGTTGCGGATTTTACGGCTACCATTCAGGCTCCTGACAACCTCACGGTGAAGCTGGCAAACAAATCGAAGAACGCTAAAAGCATCACCTGGGATTTTGGCGATGGCAGCCCCGTTTCCAACGAGGCGGAACCAACGTATACTTATGCAGCCCCCGGTGATTATAAGATTACGTTGAAGATAACCAGCGTTACGGGCATTGAGTCCACCAAAGAACAGACCGTAACTACCAAGCCGGTAGACATTATTCCGCAGATCAACTTCTCCTATGCGGAAGACCCGGCAAACCCTCTGAAAATAAAGTTCACCAATCAATCCGTGAACGGCATATCCTTCACCTGGGATTTTGGAGACGGAAGTCCTGTTTCCACGGAGGGATCGCCGGAGCATCTGTATGCGGCGAATGGCAGGTATAACGTGGTGCTGACAGCTAAAAGCGTTACGGGTAACGAGAGCACAAGAACGATCAGCATCAGGGCCCCCAAACTAACGGCGCCGGAAAAGATCACGATCGCTAATCCGGGTTTTGAAATGGATCCTAAGGACAGCTATGTGGTCACAGGCTGGGAACCAGTGAAGATAAGTTATCCCGGTAGCCCGGGATGGGGCGGTTTTTTTATCGCGGAAAGCCCGAAGTCAGGCACCCGTTGCCTGCTTTTCTGGACGCCGTCTGTAGACCCGGGGAACGGGCACAAGTATGAGTTGGCTTATGTAGGCTCCGTTACCCAGCAGATCACAGGGCTGGAAGACGGCAAATACACTTTTAAAGTATGGATCAGCTCTGCCGATATGGAAGGTATGTACCTGATCGCCAACGGTGGCGGAGCAGAGGTAAAGAAGGCCGTAGGCAGCAATAACGGGTATACCCAGCTGAGCATTGACTTTAACGTAGTTGGCGGAACGGCCAGGATCGGTTTTATGATGAACAGGCCAAATGATGTAGGAGATAACTGGAGCCCGAATTTCCAGGCAGATGATGCAGAACTCTGGATCAATCCGTAA
- a CDS encoding RNA polymerase sigma factor translates to MSSHSADIEKSLLSQIAEGNEPAFRQLYDLYWAKLYNYLIRIIKSPEITEEIVIDIFLKLWTGRELLHNIQHLDSFLRKVAYNKAMDFFKIASRDEQLKKIVAREMETEETCGADHRLLDGESRSILQQAILQLSPQRRLIFTLSREEGLTHEQIARQLNLSRNTVRNSMAEALKSIRHYLKSKDIEPLIALGVFFSS, encoded by the coding sequence TTGTCATCCCATTCTGCCGATATTGAAAAAAGCCTCTTGTCGCAGATCGCCGAGGGAAACGAACCTGCGTTCAGGCAACTTTATGACCTTTACTGGGCAAAGTTGTACAATTACCTGATCCGGATCATCAAGTCCCCGGAGATTACGGAAGAGATCGTGATAGATATTTTCCTGAAATTATGGACTGGCCGGGAGCTGCTGCACAATATTCAGCATCTGGATAGTTTCCTGCGTAAGGTTGCCTATAACAAAGCCATGGATTTTTTCAAGATAGCCAGTCGCGATGAGCAGCTGAAGAAGATTGTTGCCCGGGAAATGGAAACGGAAGAAACCTGTGGCGCCGATCACCGGCTGCTTGATGGCGAATCGAGAAGCATACTCCAGCAGGCCATTCTTCAGTTATCTCCCCAACGCCGCCTTATTTTCACGCTTAGCAGGGAGGAAGGATTAACGCATGAACAGATCGCCAGGCAACTGAATTTATCCCGTAATACCGTCCGGAATAGCATGGCGGAAGCCCTGAAATCTATTCGTCATTACCTCAAAAGTAAAGATATTGAACCGCTGATAGCGCTTGGCGTGTTCTTTTCCTCCTGA